One genomic window of Desulfovibrio aminophilus includes the following:
- a CDS encoding PAS domain S-box protein — MRGIPKLVRQSLTAKLIISTGLCLFLSIAGLSYMAIVHQEEQLMGYMVAEADRLGTTIKLGTHYAMMLNSREDIQQIIANIGRQKDILALRIYNKAGEIKYSNVEREIDTRTNIEAEACHVCHRVSPPLSSLALNERIRVFENWDGTRLMGILDPVYNEPGCTEGCHYHSKDKKILGAIDVVVSLDELDREVALFKNRIIGFTAVVFLVLASVIYIFMLRFVIRPIRRLIVGTQLIAQGGQCSRIDIDHEDEMGQLAKSITDMGRDISNKQIELNRQRDEYQYLFSHVPCIITVQDRNFRLLRYNLEFKEKFKPKNADFCYHAYKGRNEKCPNCPVELTFQTGRSYCSEESGPDADGRMRHWLVTTSPVRNAEGEIVAAMEMSLDISSRKQLEQKLERSERKYLAIFKNTPNPLFVLDAETLNVLDCNESAQAIYGFEKAELVGTSFLERWRAEERETMADLLRQTRVLDRTKHVIRDGRSIYVTVRVSPSEYSGRKVLLVTTSDITKRLETEQQLIQASKMATLGEMATGVAHELNQPLSVIKTASSFIARKIGRQEPIDAEILGTMAREIDSHVDRATRIINHLREFGRKPEMSLEPVRVNEVLRRAFDIFSQQLKLREIAVDWRLDEGLPPIKADPGRLEQVFINMLINARDAIEEKWAGPTAPQGAKRITLTTRRLAGGVGVEVEDSGRGIPKGILDKIFEPFFTTKKVGKGTGLGLSISYGIIKDCGGTIRAESVEGEWTRFVMTFPEWSNEGERNGPKSAAGG; from the coding sequence ATGCGGGGCATTCCGAAGCTGGTGCGGCAGAGCCTCACCGCCAAGCTCATCATCTCCACGGGGCTTTGCCTGTTCCTGAGCATCGCCGGCCTGTCCTACATGGCCATCGTGCATCAGGAGGAGCAGCTCATGGGCTACATGGTGGCCGAGGCCGACCGCCTGGGCACGACCATCAAGCTCGGCACCCATTACGCCATGATGCTGAACTCCCGCGAGGACATCCAGCAGATCATCGCCAACATCGGACGCCAGAAGGACATCCTGGCCCTGCGCATCTACAACAAGGCCGGGGAGATCAAGTATTCCAACGTGGAGCGGGAGATCGACACCCGCACGAACATCGAGGCCGAGGCCTGCCACGTCTGCCACCGCGTTTCTCCTCCGCTTTCCTCGCTGGCCTTGAACGAGCGCATCCGGGTCTTCGAAAACTGGGACGGGACCAGGCTCATGGGCATTCTCGACCCGGTCTACAACGAGCCCGGCTGCACCGAGGGCTGCCACTACCACTCCAAGGACAAGAAGATCCTCGGGGCCATCGACGTGGTCGTCTCCCTGGACGAGCTGGACCGCGAGGTGGCGCTCTTCAAGAACCGGATCATCGGCTTCACGGCCGTGGTCTTCCTCGTCCTGGCCTCGGTCATCTATATCTTCATGCTCCGCTTCGTGATCCGGCCCATCCGCAGGCTCATCGTGGGCACCCAGCTCATCGCCCAGGGCGGGCAGTGCTCGCGCATCGACATCGACCACGAGGACGAGATGGGCCAGCTGGCCAAGTCCATCACGGACATGGGCCGGGACATCAGCAACAAGCAGATCGAGCTGAACCGCCAGCGGGACGAGTACCAGTACCTCTTCTCGCACGTGCCCTGCATCATCACGGTCCAGGACCGCAACTTCCGCCTGCTGCGTTACAATTTGGAATTCAAGGAGAAGTTCAAGCCGAAGAACGCGGACTTCTGCTACCACGCCTACAAGGGGCGCAACGAAAAGTGCCCCAATTGCCCCGTGGAGCTGACCTTCCAGACCGGCCGTTCCTACTGCAGCGAGGAGTCGGGGCCGGACGCCGACGGCCGCATGCGGCACTGGCTGGTGACCACCTCGCCGGTGCGCAACGCCGAGGGCGAGATCGTGGCCGCCATGGAGATGAGCCTGGACATCTCCTCGCGCAAGCAGCTGGAGCAGAAGCTCGAGCGCTCCGAGCGCAAGTACCTGGCCATCTTCAAGAATACGCCCAACCCGTTGTTCGTGCTCGACGCCGAGACGCTGAACGTCCTGGACTGCAACGAGTCGGCCCAGGCCATCTACGGCTTCGAGAAGGCCGAGCTGGTGGGCACCTCCTTCCTCGAACGCTGGCGCGCGGAAGAGCGCGAGACCATGGCCGACCTGCTGCGCCAGACCCGCGTCCTGGACCGGACCAAGCATGTGATCCGGGACGGCCGCAGCATCTACGTCACCGTGCGCGTCTCGCCCTCGGAGTATTCCGGCCGCAAGGTCCTGCTCGTGACCACCAGCGACATCACCAAGCGTCTGGAGACCGAGCAGCAGCTCATCCAGGCCTCGAAGATGGCCACCCTCGGCGAGATGGCCACCGGCGTGGCCCACGAGCTGAACCAGCCGCTCTCGGTGATCAAGACCGCCAGCAGCTTCATCGCCCGCAAGATCGGCCGCCAGGAGCCCATCGACGCCGAGATCCTGGGCACCATGGCCCGGGAGATCGACAGCCATGTGGACCGGGCCACCCGGATCATCAACCATCTGCGGGAGTTCGGCCGCAAGCCGGAGATGAGCCTGGAGCCCGTGCGGGTCAACGAGGTCCTGCGGCGGGCCTTCGACATCTTCAGCCAGCAGCTCAAGCTGCGGGAGATCGCCGTGGACTGGCGGCTGGACGAGGGTCTGCCGCCGATCAAGGCCGACCCCGGGCGGCTGGAGCAGGTCTTCATCAACATGCTCATCAACGCCCGCGACGCCATCGAGGAGAAGTGGGCCGGGCCCACGGCCCCTCAGGGCGCGAAGCGGATCACCCTGACCACGCGGCGGCTCGCCGGGGGCGTGGGCGTGGAGGTGGAGGACTCCGGCCGGGGCATTCCCAAGGGCATCCTGGACAAGATCTTCGAGCCGTTCTTCACCACCAAGAAGGTCGGCAAGGGCACGGGCCTGGGGCTGTCCATCAGCTACGGGATCATCAAGGACTGCGGCGGGACCATCCGCGCCGAATCCGTGGAGGGGGAGTGGACCCGCTTCGTGATGACTTTCCCGGAATGGAGCAACGAGGGGGAGAGGAATGGACCGAAATCTGCTGCTGGTGGATGA
- a CDS encoding sensor histidine kinase → MDRNLLLVDDEEGIRTVLSLSLADAGYVVHTARTGEEALAVFDRVRPGVVLSDIKMPGMDGIELLQRLKQRDPDVEVIMITGHGDMDLAIQSMQREATDFVTKPVNDAILEIALRRARERSLLRRKLREYTTNLERLVEEKSRELVRSERLAAAGQAAAGMAHAIKNIAGGLEGCIFLLEQGLKQDRRVYLEQGWEMLKANVEKIKDLSLALLDYSRPEELRPRPTDPTAPLEEVRALMRARAEEQGAELVLDAAPDLPPAVLDPEAMHRCLLNLVVNALDACAEAAERPEPCRVELRVEPDAGGGVRYVVRDNGPGMDADTVDMLFTVFFSTKGGRGTGLGLAASRKIVEQHGGILEVESVPGRGTTFTARLPRPEILSGRASKDE, encoded by the coding sequence ATGGACCGAAATCTGCTGCTGGTGGATGACGAGGAAGGCATCCGCACGGTGCTCTCCCTGTCCCTGGCCGACGCCGGGTACGTGGTGCACACGGCCCGCACCGGCGAGGAGGCCCTGGCCGTGTTCGACCGCGTCCGGCCGGGCGTGGTGCTCTCGGACATCAAGATGCCCGGCATGGACGGCATCGAGCTCCTGCAGCGGCTCAAGCAGCGCGACCCGGACGTGGAGGTGATCATGATCACCGGCCACGGGGACATGGATCTGGCCATCCAGAGCATGCAGCGCGAGGCCACGGACTTCGTGACCAAGCCCGTCAACGACGCGATCCTGGAGATCGCCCTCAGGCGGGCCCGCGAGCGAAGCCTTCTGCGGCGCAAGCTGCGGGAGTACACCACCAACCTGGAGCGGCTGGTGGAGGAGAAGTCCCGCGAACTCGTGCGCTCCGAACGCCTGGCCGCCGCCGGGCAGGCCGCCGCGGGCATGGCCCACGCCATCAAGAACATCGCCGGGGGCCTGGAGGGCTGCATCTTCCTCCTGGAGCAGGGCCTCAAGCAGGACCGCCGGGTGTACCTGGAGCAGGGCTGGGAGATGCTCAAGGCCAACGTGGAGAAGATCAAGGACCTCTCCCTGGCCCTGCTGGACTACTCCCGGCCCGAGGAACTGCGCCCGCGCCCGACGGACCCGACCGCGCCCCTGGAGGAGGTCCGCGCCCTGATGCGCGCGCGGGCCGAGGAACAGGGGGCCGAGCTGGTCCTGGACGCGGCTCCGGACCTGCCCCCGGCCGTGCTGGACCCCGAGGCCATGCACCGCTGCCTGCTCAATCTCGTGGTCAACGCCCTGGACGCCTGCGCCGAGGCGGCGGAGCGCCCGGAGCCGTGCCGCGTGGAGCTGCGGGTGGAGCCGGACGCGGGCGGCGGCGTGCGCTACGTGGTGCGGGACAACGGCCCGGGCATGGACGCGGACACCGTGGACATGCTTTTCACCGTGTTCTTCAGCACCAAGGGCGGCCGGGGCACGGGCCTGGGTCTGGCGGCCAGCCGGAAAATCGTCGAGCAGCACGGGGGAATCCTGGAAGTGGAGTCCGTCCCGGGGCGGGGAACGACCTTCACCGCGCGGCTGCCCCGCCCGGAAATCCTTTCCGGACGCGCCTCCAAGGACGAATAA
- a CDS encoding DNA alkylation repair protein gives MADLPALIRARLLEQVDIPYRDGCRAFFKETIHPLGVRSAQVNRLAAEVARLVRDWDAPRVWELCRALWATGLMEEGSLACKLAARPERRLGPEDFPELEDWLGRHVSNWAHCDDLCTHALGSLLLHYKEVRPRTEAWVGSPNRWLRRGAAVAFIPLAKAEELRPVLARADALLPDADDLVRKGLGWLLKEAGRRRPGPMRDYLLSRRERMARVALRIAVEKLPEAARREVMGRRGK, from the coding sequence ATGGCAGACCTCCCCGCCCTCATCCGCGCCCGTCTCCTGGAGCAGGTGGACATCCCCTACCGGGATGGCTGCCGGGCCTTTTTCAAGGAGACCATCCACCCGCTGGGCGTGCGCTCGGCCCAGGTGAACCGGCTGGCCGCCGAGGTCGCCCGCCTTGTCCGGGACTGGGACGCCCCGCGCGTCTGGGAGCTCTGCCGAGCTCTTTGGGCCACCGGCCTGATGGAGGAAGGCAGCTTGGCCTGCAAGCTGGCGGCCCGGCCCGAGCGACGCCTCGGCCCGGAGGACTTCCCGGAACTTGAGGACTGGCTCGGCCGCCATGTATCCAACTGGGCCCACTGCGACGACCTCTGCACCCACGCCCTCGGATCCCTGCTCCTTCATTATAAGGAAGTACGCCCCCGCACCGAGGCCTGGGTCGGCTCGCCCAACCGCTGGCTGCGCCGGGGCGCGGCCGTGGCCTTCATTCCCCTGGCCAAGGCCGAAGAGCTGCGCCCAGTCCTGGCCCGGGCCGACGCCCTGCTCCCGGACGCCGACGACCTGGTGCGCAAGGGTCTGGGCTGGCTGCTCAAGGAGGCCGGACGGCGCCGCCCCGGGCCGATGCGCGACTACCTGCTCTCCCGGCGGGAGCGGATGGCGCGCGTGGCCCTGCGCATCGCCGTGGAAAAGCTGCCGGAGGCCGCGCGGCGCGAGGTCATGGGGAGGCGGGGAAAATGA
- a CDS encoding GyrI-like domain-containing protein, whose translation MRQNTRESYHQRVLRVLVHIQEHLGEPLELVDLAALAHVSPSHFHRIFKGMLGETLMDHVRRIRLERACHHLTRHMASVTNSALDAGYESPEAFSRAFRRAFGSSPSECRRTRRAPQFPTAPSGVRYHPGGLPRGFTFIPKGEILMDVRIETLPERRVAGVRHTGPYKDCEPAWNTLCAWAGPRGLLTPATLFIGICYDDPQATAPEAIRYDAAIPVGPEVQSEGAITVQTIPGGDYAVAIHRGPYENLEKTYAALMGRWLPQSGRMLREAPGFEIYRSDPKTTAPEDLITEIYMPLA comes from the coding sequence ATGCGACAGAACACCCGCGAATCCTACCACCAGCGCGTGCTGCGCGTCCTGGTCCACATCCAGGAGCACCTGGGCGAGCCCCTGGAACTGGTCGACTTGGCCGCGCTGGCCCATGTCTCGCCCTCGCATTTCCATCGCATCTTCAAGGGCATGCTCGGCGAGACCCTCATGGACCACGTGCGCCGCATCCGGCTGGAGCGGGCCTGCCACCATCTGACCCGCCATATGGCCTCGGTCACGAACTCGGCCCTGGACGCGGGTTACGAAAGCCCGGAGGCCTTCAGCCGAGCCTTTCGCCGCGCCTTCGGCAGTTCCCCCTCGGAGTGCCGCCGGACGCGGCGCGCCCCCCAGTTCCCCACCGCCCCGTCCGGAGTCCGCTACCATCCAGGCGGTCTGCCCCGGGGCTTCACCTTCATTCCCAAAGGAGAAATTCTCATGGACGTACGCATCGAAACCCTGCCCGAACGCCGCGTGGCCGGCGTGCGCCACACCGGCCCCTACAAGGACTGCGAACCCGCCTGGAACACGCTCTGCGCCTGGGCCGGTCCGCGCGGCCTGCTGACCCCGGCCACCCTGTTCATCGGCATCTGCTACGACGACCCGCAGGCCACCGCGCCGGAGGCCATCCGCTACGACGCCGCCATCCCCGTGGGCCCGGAGGTCCAGTCCGAGGGAGCGATCACGGTCCAGACCATCCCGGGCGGGGACTACGCCGTGGCCATCCATCGGGGGCCCTATGAGAATCTGGAGAAGACCTACGCGGCGCTCATGGGCCGTTGGCTGCCCCAGAGCGGACGGATGCTGCGCGAGGCGCCCGGCTTCGAGATCTACCGCAGCGACCCCAAGACCACCGCGCCCGAGGACCTGATCACGGAAATCTACATGCCCCTGGCTTGA
- a CDS encoding universal stress protein, with product MFEKILFATTASPTCDDAAKVAFELSRKNHSRLSVFHVFGLPTRGFGLEYRDVRTGDRVEGDENLVGLVLEEMKQYYEKQAKEHPGVAFDALVGEPHTEILRKARKDDVNLIIMGAHNRPEDIGASRHRAIAGSTMQKVAKSARCPVLIVSRPCVTCWSYFANIVVATDFSKASDYAFQFARNVAADIGCTLHLFHCVDLSSENELHASNQAAIEAKVREAEEKMQGKYVANMGEFDNYTITIREGTPHVEVLKFARESKADLVVMAHHTREVDPEKALLGSTVEQVVLRSACPVLSVNHPDKVDVTPYGARPESD from the coding sequence ATGTTCGAGAAGATTCTCTTCGCCACCACGGCGTCCCCGACCTGCGACGACGCGGCCAAGGTGGCCTTCGAGCTGTCCCGCAAGAACCACTCGCGGCTTTCCGTGTTCCATGTCTTCGGCCTGCCCACGCGCGGCTTCGGCCTGGAATACCGCGACGTGCGCACCGGCGACCGGGTGGAGGGCGACGAGAACCTCGTCGGCCTGGTCCTGGAGGAGATGAAGCAGTACTACGAAAAGCAGGCCAAGGAGCACCCCGGCGTGGCCTTCGACGCCCTGGTGGGCGAGCCGCACACCGAGATCCTGCGCAAGGCCCGCAAGGACGACGTGAATTTGATCATCATGGGCGCGCACAACCGCCCCGAGGACATCGGCGCCTCCCGGCACCGGGCCATCGCGGGCAGCACCATGCAGAAGGTGGCCAAGTCCGCCCGCTGCCCCGTGCTCATCGTCAGCCGCCCCTGCGTGACCTGCTGGTCCTACTTCGCCAACATCGTCGTGGCCACGGACTTCTCCAAGGCCTCGGACTACGCCTTCCAGTTCGCCCGCAACGTGGCCGCCGACATCGGCTGCACCCTGCACCTCTTCCACTGCGTGGACCTGAGCTCGGAGAACGAGCTGCACGCCTCCAACCAGGCCGCCATCGAGGCCAAGGTGCGCGAGGCCGAGGAGAAGATGCAGGGCAAGTACGTGGCCAACATGGGCGAGTTCGACAACTACACCATCACCATCCGCGAGGGCACGCCCCACGTGGAGGTCCTGAAGTTCGCCCGCGAGAGCAAGGCCGACCTCGTGGTCATGGCCCACCACACCCGCGAGGTGGACCCGGAGAAGGCCCTGCTGGGCAGCACCGTGGAGCAGGTGGTCCTGCGCTCGGCCTGTCCGGTGCTCAGCGTGAACCATCCCGACAAGGTGGACGTCACGCCCTACGGCGCCCGTCCCGAGTCGGACTAG
- the divK gene encoding DVU0259 family response regulator domain-containing protein — MAKKIMVVDDDPAIVEYLVSVFKDNGYETCSASDGEAALGVLEKEKPQLITLDLEMPNEWGPRFYRKYTQKDEYKDIPVIVISGLAGIHLAIRKAVATVNKPFDPQEVLKIVEQTIGKP; from the coding sequence ATGGCGAAGAAGATCATGGTCGTGGACGACGACCCGGCCATCGTGGAGTACCTCGTCTCCGTGTTCAAGGACAACGGCTACGAGACCTGCAGCGCCTCGGACGGCGAGGCCGCCCTGGGCGTGCTGGAGAAGGAGAAGCCCCAGCTCATCACCCTGGACCTGGAGATGCCCAACGAGTGGGGTCCGCGGTTCTACCGCAAGTACACCCAGAAGGACGAGTACAAGGACATCCCGGTGATCGTGATCAGCGGTCTGGCGGGCATCCATCTGGCCATCCGCAAGGCCGTGGCCACGGTGAACAAGCCCTTCGATCCCCAGGAAGTGCTGAAGATCGTCGAGCAGACCATCGGCAAGCCGTAA
- a CDS encoding alpha/beta fold hydrolase produces MSPAREIRARDGVRLVLDDLGHGDPPLLLLHGNSCDAAFLEPLAEHFSPRHRVIVPDLRGHGRSDKPEGPYDFKTLVGDLSLLCRELDLRGLVVVGHSLGGALAVRLAAFRPDLVAGVVALDSRLLSPPDLDLWLPGLRDRLRAESAPLAARAFFEAMFTPEDDPALREWVLSRVRATPPHVLPALIELYADPGYEQALRDLRCPLLCVFSDHPRVDSRALRRLVPGVVLAQVVCGGHFLTLEVPEQVNAMIARFLRIKLGVS; encoded by the coding sequence ATGAGCCCCGCGCGCGAGATCCGGGCGCGCGACGGCGTCCGGCTCGTGCTGGACGACCTGGGACACGGCGATCCCCCGCTGCTCCTCCTGCACGGCAACAGCTGCGACGCCGCCTTTCTGGAACCCCTGGCCGAACATTTTTCTCCCCGCCACCGCGTCATCGTCCCGGACCTGCGCGGCCACGGCCGCAGCGACAAGCCCGAAGGCCCCTACGACTTCAAGACCCTGGTGGGCGACCTTTCGCTCCTCTGCCGCGAACTGGACCTGCGCGGGCTGGTGGTCGTGGGCCATTCCCTGGGCGGGGCCCTGGCCGTGCGGCTGGCCGCGTTCCGGCCTGATCTCGTGGCCGGGGTCGTGGCCCTGGACTCCCGGCTGCTGTCCCCGCCGGACCTGGATCTCTGGCTGCCGGGCCTGCGCGACCGGCTGCGGGCCGAGTCCGCGCCCCTGGCCGCCCGGGCCTTCTTCGAAGCCATGTTCACGCCCGAGGACGACCCCGCGTTGCGGGAGTGGGTGCTGTCCCGCGTGCGGGCCACGCCGCCCCATGTGCTCCCGGCCCTGATCGAGCTCTACGCCGACCCGGGCTACGAACAGGCCCTCCGCGATCTGCGCTGCCCGCTGCTCTGCGTCTTTTCCGACCATCCCCGCGTGGACTCCCGCGCCCTGCGCCGCCTCGTGCCCGGCGTGGTCCTGGCCCAGGTGGTCTGTGGCGGGCATTTCCTGACCCTGGAGGTGCCGGAGCAGGTCAACGCCATGATCGCGCGGTTCCTGCGCATCAAGCTCGGCGTTTCCTGA
- a CDS encoding response regulator produces MTRPAVLVVDDEMHLRIYIGAVFESAGFRPVLARDGEEGLRKAREEAPALISLDLMMPGDGGIRMFRELKADAGLSRVPVMIVSAVGGPTFEHALETLRAATGGPLPGPEAYVEKPPKPEALLAAADRLLKMHG; encoded by the coding sequence GTGACGCGGCCCGCCGTGCTCGTCGTGGACGATGAGATGCACCTGCGCATCTACATCGGCGCGGTGTTCGAGAGCGCCGGCTTCCGGCCGGTGCTGGCCCGCGACGGCGAGGAGGGCCTGCGCAAGGCCCGCGAGGAGGCCCCGGCGCTCATCAGCCTGGACCTCATGATGCCCGGCGACGGCGGCATCCGCATGTTCCGGGAGCTCAAGGCCGACGCGGGCCTGAGCCGCGTGCCGGTGATGATCGTCTCGGCGGTGGGCGGACCCACCTTCGAGCACGCCCTGGAGACCCTGCGGGCCGCCACCGGCGGCCCCCTGCCCGGTCCCGAGGCGTACGTGGAGAAGCCGCCGAAGCCGGAGGCCCTGCTGGCCGCCGCCGATCGGCTGCTCAAGATGCATGGCTGA
- the tmcD gene encoding electron transfer complex subunit TmcD → MLHPASSWDWQPGERVVLDSTACPAPHEWQEEPYVSPDGEKLGAIVRLDDGLFTLCVNGTPWEASFDKIWSPRFSPDGRLTAIVQQDGEWTMAVEGETWPENYAYLWSTMFSADGSVIAAAIQQDGEYGLCVDGAPWETLYENANQFTLSRDGQATAAVVQVQSMAAADLAAFQRGVFSVAVNGQAWDRTFVNVYTPTFDPSGSRVAAQVRLNLYDYSIVVDGETWKQTYACVWEPRFNPTSGAVVAPVRVAGSWGLAQDGQIIWEPVFAQCWQQAFSRDGKTIAAIVAPGYGKFTVAVNAKPWAATFPVVTDLALAADGKRAAALGNEYNANWQVVVDGRPWDGVFDMAWKPVFSPDGARVAAKVERGGRQNVLLDGKPYKRDFEQVWEPVFSPDGSKVLIRARDGGKYLRIVAQAADF, encoded by the coding sequence ATGCTGCACCCTGCTTCGTCATGGGACTGGCAGCCTGGTGAGCGAGTGGTGCTGGACTCCACCGCCTGTCCGGCGCCGCATGAATGGCAGGAGGAGCCCTACGTCTCGCCCGACGGCGAGAAACTCGGGGCGATCGTCCGCCTGGACGACGGCCTTTTCACCCTCTGCGTGAACGGAACTCCCTGGGAAGCCTCGTTCGACAAGATCTGGAGCCCCCGCTTCAGCCCGGACGGACGGCTGACCGCCATCGTGCAGCAGGATGGTGAATGGACCATGGCCGTGGAAGGCGAAACCTGGCCCGAAAACTACGCCTACCTCTGGTCCACCATGTTTTCGGCCGACGGCTCCGTCATCGCCGCGGCCATCCAGCAGGACGGCGAATACGGCCTGTGCGTGGACGGCGCTCCCTGGGAGACCCTCTACGAGAACGCCAACCAGTTCACCCTGAGCCGTGACGGCCAGGCCACGGCCGCCGTGGTCCAGGTGCAGTCCATGGCCGCCGCGGACCTCGCCGCCTTCCAGCGCGGCGTGTTCTCGGTGGCGGTCAACGGACAGGCCTGGGACCGCACCTTCGTCAACGTCTACACCCCGACCTTCGATCCCTCGGGCAGCCGCGTGGCCGCCCAGGTCCGCCTCAACCTCTACGATTACAGCATCGTGGTGGACGGCGAGACCTGGAAGCAGACCTACGCCTGCGTCTGGGAACCCCGCTTCAACCCGACCTCCGGCGCGGTGGTCGCGCCGGTGCGCGTCGCCGGTTCCTGGGGCCTGGCCCAGGACGGCCAGATCATCTGGGAGCCGGTCTTCGCCCAGTGCTGGCAGCAGGCCTTCAGCCGCGACGGCAAGACCATCGCCGCCATCGTGGCCCCGGGCTACGGCAAGTTCACCGTGGCCGTGAACGCCAAGCCCTGGGCCGCCACCTTCCCGGTGGTGACCGACCTGGCCCTGGCGGCGGACGGCAAGCGCGCCGCGGCCCTGGGCAACGAATACAACGCCAACTGGCAGGTGGTCGTGGACGGCCGCCCCTGGGACGGCGTCTTCGACATGGCCTGGAAGCCGGTCTTCAGCCCCGACGGCGCCCGCGTGGCCGCCAAGGTCGAGCGCGGGGGACGCCAGAACGTCCTGCTCGACGGCAAGCCCTACAAGCGGGACTTCGAACAGGTCTGGGAGCCGGTCTTCAGCCCCGACGGCTCCAAGGTGCTCATCCGCGCCCGCGACGGCGGCAAATACCTCCGAATCGTGGCTCAGGCCGCGGACTTCTAA
- a CDS encoding response regulator, whose protein sequence is MVDSLLLVDDEDGIRRVVAITLADMGYEVFTAASGEEAMRVFREHRPPIVITDIRMPGMGGIELLRAIKLESPDTEVIMITGHGDLDVAIESLKLSAADFINKPVSPEVLEIALRRATERIEMRAKMREYTENLERLVQEQAARIVDYERQKAAGQVMEGLTQALQGLSRDFAGDIRFFNDLPSFVSLHDRQAHVLSVNRYYKERLGDKVGRGSWEVYKNGAEAADGSPVARTLATGRSQHSREVVVCVNGNDHPVMVHTVPIRGANGEVELVLEISGDVGEVRRLQEELRNTQQLYRQLFDETPCAIALVNPDLTIAAANRRFRKEFGEHEGALCHRACHGRNDPCPECPALLTFKDGQSHRLETQFLTRGGGRINALVWTAPIRDAQDRVVQVLELAADITEVRRLQEHLTSLGMLIASLSHGIKGLLTALDGAMYKVNAGLAKGDQTRLAEGWDAVTQLVGRIKGMVMDILFWARKRDMNIQDLDAAELLNNVADSAGPKAEKLGVAFVREFRDGLGRLVGDPSVLAPALVNLLENAVDACVQDTAKSAHRVVFRAYREAEELVVEVEDNGIGMDRETLEKLFSVFFSTKGSKGTGLGLFIVRKAVDQHGGDIEADSEPGKGSVFRVFLPLSECA, encoded by the coding sequence ATGGTTGATTCCCTTCTGCTCGTCGACGACGAAGACGGCATCCGCCGCGTGGTGGCCATCACCCTGGCCGACATGGGCTATGAGGTCTTCACCGCGGCCAGCGGCGAGGAGGCCATGCGCGTCTTCCGCGAGCATCGCCCGCCCATCGTGATCACCGACATCCGCATGCCCGGAATGGGGGGCATCGAGCTCCTGCGCGCCATCAAGCTGGAATCCCCGGACACCGAAGTCATCATGATCACCGGCCACGGCGACCTGGACGTGGCCATCGAAAGCCTCAAGCTTTCGGCCGCGGACTTCATCAACAAGCCCGTGAGCCCGGAGGTCCTGGAGATCGCGTTGCGCCGGGCCACCGAGCGCATCGAGATGCGCGCCAAGATGCGCGAGTACACCGAGAACCTGGAGCGCCTGGTCCAGGAGCAGGCCGCGCGCATCGTGGACTACGAACGCCAGAAGGCCGCCGGACAGGTCATGGAGGGCCTGACCCAGGCCCTGCAGGGGCTCTCCCGGGACTTCGCCGGCGACATCCGTTTCTTCAACGATCTTCCCAGCTTCGTCTCCCTGCATGACCGCCAGGCGCATGTGCTGTCCGTGAACCGCTATTACAAGGAACGGCTCGGCGACAAGGTCGGCCGGGGCAGCTGGGAGGTTTACAAGAACGGCGCCGAGGCGGCCGATGGCTCCCCGGTGGCCCGCACCCTGGCCACGGGCCGGAGCCAGCATTCCCGCGAAGTGGTGGTCTGCGTCAACGGCAACGACCACCCGGTGATGGTCCACACCGTGCCCATCCGGGGGGCAAACGGCGAGGTGGAGCTGGTCCTGGAGATATCCGGGGACGTGGGCGAGGTGCGCCGCCTCCAGGAGGAGTTGCGCAACACCCAGCAGCTTTACCGCCAGCTCTTCGATGAAACGCCCTGCGCCATCGCCCTGGTCAACCCGGACCTGACCATCGCGGCCGCCAACCGCCGTTTCCGCAAGGAGTTCGGCGAGCACGAGGGCGCGCTCTGCCACCGCGCCTGTCATGGCCGCAACGACCCCTGCCCGGAGTGCCCGGCCCTGCTGACCTTCAAGGACGGCCAGTCGCACCGCCTGGAGACCCAGTTCCTGACCCGGGGCGGCGGCCGCATCAACGCCCTGGTCTGGACCGCGCCCATCCGCGACGCCCAGGACCGGGTGGTCCAGGTCCTGGAGCTGGCCGCCGACATCACCGAGGTCCGCCGCCTCCAGGAGCACCTGACCTCCCTGGGCATGCTCATCGCCTCGCTCTCCCACGGCATCAAGGGACTGCTCACGGCCTTGGACGGGGCCATGTACAAGGTCAACGCCGGCCTGGCCAAGGGCGACCAGACGCGCCTGGCCGAGGGCTGGGATGCCGTGACCCAGCTCGTGGGCCGCATCAAGGGCATGGTCATGGACATCTTGTTCTGGGCCCGCAAGCGGGATATGAACATCCAGGACCTGGACGCGGCCGAGCTTTTGAACAACGTGGCCGATTCCGCCGGACCCAAGGCCGAGAAGCTCGGCGTGGCCTTTGTCCGCGAGTTTCGGGACGGCCTCGGCCGCTTGGTGGGCGACCCCTCGGTGCTGGCCCCGGCGCTGGTCAACCTCCTGGAGAACGCCGTGGACGCCTGCGTCCAGGATACCGCCAAGAGCGCGCACCGGGTGGTGTTCCGCGCCTACCGCGAGGCCGAGGAACTGGTGGTGGAAGTGGAGGACAACGGCATCGGCATGGACCGCGAGACCCTGGAAAAGCTGTTCAGCGTCTTTTTCTCCACCAAGGGCTCCAAGGGCACGGGGCTCGGGCTGTTCATCGTCCGCAAGGCCGTGGATCAGCACGGCGGAGACATCGAAGCCGACTCCGAGCCCGGCAAGGGCTCCGTGTTCCGCGTCTTTCTGCCGCTTTCGGAATGCGCATGA